In Rhodamnia argentea isolate NSW1041297 chromosome 1, ASM2092103v1, whole genome shotgun sequence, the genomic window GCGAGGAACAGGGCCTTCCCTTTCACAAGTTTTCCCAGCATCCGCGCACTTCCCCAGACGGCTCCACTGAAATCTCGCCTTCAAAACACGAACTTGGAAGATGCCCGCGAAGGCTTTGATCGCGTTCCCACTTCTGGTGACATCTTTTCTTGGAATATATTGCTTCGGGATTATGTTCGGAACCGCCCTTTGCATCAAGCCCGGGACttgttcgacgaaatgccccTTAAGGACGTCGTCTCATGGAACACGATGCTTTCGGGTTATTATAGAGCTAAAAGACCGGAGGATGTGTATGGTTGTTTCGGAGAACTTGGGAGATGCGGTGTCTTGCCTAATGCGTACACCATATCCATGGCTATCAGCTCCTTTTTGGACACTCGGTTCAAAATTTTAGTCCCCCAAATTCATGCCTGTATAGTTTGTTTGGGGATGGTATCTGACGCCATCGTTGGGTCGGCATTGATGAAAGGCTATGCAAATGTTGGCGATCCATTTGCTTTGGAAAGAGTGTTCAATGAGCTTTCGGTGAAACTTGCTTCATCGTGGAATGCTCTGGTAAGTGGTTATATGGAGATGGGACGTGTGGAGGAGGCGGAGAGATTCTTTCACTTAATGCCGGAGAGCCAGAAGGATGTTGTCTCTTGGACTTGTTTGCTTAGCGGTTATGTCAGGAACAAAAGGATTGATGAAGCTCGATCTGTTTTTGAGAGGATGAGCGTGAGGGATGTGTTTTCATGGACGGCGATGATCAATGGATATGTGAAGAACGAAAAGCATGAGGATGCTCTGAAGCTGTTTGTCCTGATGGTTAAATCGGGGAGCCGGCCAAATGTTTTCCATTATTCGTCTGTTTTAAATGCGTGTGCGGGTTCATCTTCTCTTATCATGGGTCAGCAGGTTCACTCAAGCATCGTGAAGTGTGGTATCCCTGAATCAGATGATGTGGTTGTTTTGACCTCCCTTGTCGATATGTATGCAAATTGCGGGGAAATTGATGCTGCATTTTGCATCTTTGCCAGCATCCAAAACAAGAACATTGTTTCATGGAATGCGATTATGGGAGGATATGCATGGCATGGGCCAGGGATAAGAGCATTAGAAATCTTTGAAAGCTTGGTTGAAAGTGGTACTAAGCCTGATCAAATAACATTCATTAATCTCCTGTCAGCATGTGTTAATGGAGGACTAGTTGAAGAAGGTGCTAAGTTCTTCAACTGCATGA contains:
- the LOC115754587 gene encoding pentatricopeptide repeat-containing protein At4g02750-like, which codes for MPQEVISIMIPQALCSSAHAPNMCKMARNRAFPFTSFPSIRALPQTAPLKSRLQNTNLEDAREGFDRVPTSGDIFSWNILLRDYVRNRPLHQARDLFDEMPLKDVVSWNTMLSGYYRAKRPEDVYGCFGELGRCGVLPNAYTISMAISSFLDTRFKILVPQIHACIVCLGMVSDAIVGSALMKGYANVGDPFALERVFNELSVKLASSWNALVSGYMEMGRVEEAERFFHLMPESQKDVVSWTCLLSGYVRNKRIDEARSVFERMSVRDVFSWTAMINGYVKNEKHEDALKLFVLMVKSGSRPNVFHYSSVLNACAGSSSLIMGQQVHSSIVKCGIPESDDVVVLTSLVDMYANCGEIDAAFCIFASIQNKNIVSWNAIMGGYAWHGPGIRALEIFESLVESGTKPDQITFINLLSACVNGGLVEEGAKFFNCMKTKYGIQPEVEHYACMVDLYGKAGQLEKAKKLIEEMPMEPDVVVWGAFIGACTMHSSLEFGEFAEKGIRRLKEHHPAAYTMLLKIHGENGSWSRVLNLKRMMRKWHVRKQIATSWLDTS